A genomic region of bacterium (Candidatus Blackallbacteria) CG13_big_fil_rev_8_21_14_2_50_49_14 contains the following coding sequences:
- a CDS encoding cell surface protein — protein MHAFPLVLLGLFLLLACTPTGSLAPSAKPSVLPAARPSAAAIAVPTPLPLPSVPAVFPSAKPEASPEPDASPEPPSASETPQAEPSSEPIAQTPGEGVLVWSFETGGAIYASPTGDAQGVVYVGSNDSTLYALKPDGSLRWKYPTFTALAGRPLVGPNGLVYFSSREGFLFALDSNGRLRWKFATDGAIKASPALGTDGTIYVGTVTGAFHAIASDGTEKWNYYADEEILGTAALDASGHVYFTAADGSLHALNTDGTKRWVFYAGDAIWSSPALGPNGMIYVGSMDNQLYALNAFGQKQWTFTTENELIGSPVTAPDGTIYVPSADRKLYALNPQGKELWRFEALDALESSLALDKQGHLYFGSTDATVYALNAQGQELWRYALPDSIYSSPWVSPEGTVYIGCNDKKLYAFRAPKPQ, from the coding sequence ATGCATGCCTTTCCCCTTGTTCTGCTGGGCCTTTTCTTGCTGTTGGCTTGCACCCCTACAGGCTCTCTTGCTCCCTCGGCCAAGCCTTCTGTTCTGCCTGCTGCACGGCCCTCGGCTGCTGCAATCGCTGTGCCCACCCCTTTGCCTTTGCCTTCGGTGCCTGCTGTCTTTCCTTCCGCGAAACCCGAAGCTTCGCCAGAACCTGATGCTTCGCCCGAACCCCCCTCTGCCTCTGAAACACCTCAAGCTGAGCCCAGTTCCGAGCCGATTGCGCAGACTCCTGGAGAAGGGGTTTTGGTTTGGTCTTTTGAAACGGGCGGTGCGATTTACGCCAGTCCGACAGGTGATGCCCAGGGTGTGGTCTATGTCGGCAGCAATGACTCTACACTTTATGCCCTGAAACCGGATGGCAGTTTGCGTTGGAAATATCCGACCTTCACAGCTTTGGCCGGTCGGCCTCTGGTGGGGCCCAATGGTTTGGTTTATTTCAGCAGCCGTGAAGGTTTTCTCTTTGCCTTAGACAGCAATGGCCGTTTGCGCTGGAAGTTTGCGACCGATGGTGCGATCAAGGCCAGCCCTGCTCTGGGGACTGACGGCACGATCTATGTGGGCACGGTGACGGGGGCTTTTCATGCGATTGCATCCGATGGCACTGAAAAATGGAATTATTACGCAGATGAAGAAATTTTGGGAACCGCTGCTCTTGATGCGAGTGGCCATGTCTATTTTACAGCGGCAGATGGTTCTCTTCATGCCTTGAATACCGATGGTACCAAACGTTGGGTCTTTTATGCCGGAGACGCAATCTGGTCGAGTCCGGCTTTGGGGCCCAATGGCATGATTTATGTAGGCAGCATGGACAATCAGCTCTATGCGCTGAATGCCTTTGGGCAGAAACAGTGGACCTTTACCACTGAGAATGAACTGATCGGCAGTCCTGTCACCGCCCCCGACGGGACGATTTACGTGCCCAGTGCGGATCGCAAGTTGTATGCGCTGAATCCACAAGGCAAAGAACTCTGGCGTTTTGAAGCCCTGGATGCTTTAGAATCCAGTTTGGCTTTGGACAAGCAGGGCCATCTTTATTTTGGCAGTACGGATGCCACGGTTTATGCGCTGAATGCGCAAGGCCAAGAACTTTGGCGCTATGCGCTGCCCGATAGTATTTATTCCAGCCCTTGGGTCAGTCCAGAGGGCACTGTCTATATTGGCTGCAATGATAAAAAACTTTACGCCTTCCGGGCTCCTAAACCGCAATAA